A single window of Malus sylvestris chromosome 5, drMalSylv7.2, whole genome shotgun sequence DNA harbors:
- the LOC126624692 gene encoding GATA transcription factor 5-like has translation MEYCMEARALKSSLRRELAVKSTQHVLLEELWCATGISGVPSEDFSVDDLLDLSNDEFGNGSVEEEGEERDSVSVDDETSNSSNSVLADSDSGLATQLVVPDDDLAELEWVSHFVDDSLPDLSLLHTIGVQKPEALLANRSESEPKPAQLRASLFPFEVPVKPRTKRCRLASRDWSLSSSSSPSSPSSSSGSGLSFSTPCLIFNPVQSMHVFVGEPAAKKQKKKPAVQTGEGSIGGQFQRRCSHCQVQKTPQWRTGPLGPKTLCNACGVRFKSGRLFPEYRPACSPTFSGDVHSNSHRKVLEMRKRKEVGEPEPRLNRMIRSF, from the exons atggagTACTGCATGGAAGCAAGGGCCTTGAAATCGAGTCTGCGCAGAGAACTGGCCGTGAAGTCGACCCAGCATGTTCTGTTGGAGGAACTTTGGTGTGCTACTGGAATTTCTGGTGTGCCCAGTGAGGATTTTTCAGTGGATGACCTTCTTGACCTCTCCAATGACGAATTCGGAAACGGGTCCGttgaagaggaaggagaagaaagagacTCAGTTTCTGTGGATGATGAAACCTCCAATTCAAGCAATTCGGTCTTGGCTGACTCCGACTCCGGTCTGGCAACCCAGCTCGTAGTTCCG GACGATGATTTAGCAGAGCTTGAATGGGTTTCTCATTTTGTGGACGATTCCCTCCCTGACCTCTCTCTATTACACACAATTGGTGTCCAAAAACCGGAAGCTCTTCTGGCGAACCGGTCTGAATCGGAACCCAAACCGGCTCAATTAAGAGCttctttgtttccttttgaAGTTCCGGTCAAACCTAGAACCAAACGTTGCAGACTGGCCAGCCGGGATTGGTCCTTGTCCTCTTCATCTTCACCGTCgtcgccttcttcttcttcgggttCGGGGTTATCATTTTCCACCCCTTGTCTTATCTTCAACCCGGTTCAAAGCATGCACGTATTTGTTGGTGAACCGGCGgccaagaaacaaaagaaaaaaccgGCGGTCCAAACAGGGGAGGGTTCAATTGGGGGCCAGTTTCAGCGGAGGTGCAGTCATTGCCAAGTACAGAAGACTCCACAATGGAGAACTGGTCCACTCGGTCCTAAAACGTTGTGTAATGCGTGCGGCGTTCGGTTCAAGTCCGGCCGGCTTTTCCCGGAGTATAGGCCGGCTTGTAGCCCGACTTTCTCTGGTGATGTCCACTCGAATAGTCACCGTAAAGTGTtggagatgaggaagaggaaAGAGGTTGGCGAGCCCGAACCGCGGTTGAACCGAATGATTCGGAGTTTTTAA